Proteins from a genomic interval of Lysobacter arenosi:
- a CDS encoding MerC domain-containing protein, producing MPLVRPRRLLDRLGAFGSLLCAIHCALLPVLIATLPSLGVATWLGSSFEAGFVIFATGLGLFSTLWGYRRHHGLRALSLVVPGLLLLWLGVLYRPLHESLIPHAITMTLGGTLVGLGHLANLRLGHIHDATCVH from the coding sequence ATGCCCCTTGTCCGCCCCCGCCGCCTGCTCGACCGCCTCGGCGCCTTCGGCTCGCTGCTGTGCGCGATCCACTGCGCGCTGCTGCCGGTGCTGATCGCGACGCTGCCTTCGCTGGGCGTGGCGACCTGGCTGGGAAGCAGCTTCGAGGCCGGCTTCGTGATCTTCGCCACCGGCCTGGGGCTCTTCAGCACCCTATGGGGTTACCGCCGCCACCATGGCCTGCGCGCCCTTTCGCTGGTCGTCCCCGGCCTGCTGCTGCTGTGGCTGGGCGTGCTTTACCGCCCGCTGCACGAAAGCCTGATCCCGCATGCCATCACGATGACCCTCGGCGGCACGTTGGTTGGGCTTGGCCACCTGGCGAATCTGCGCCTCGGGCACATCCACGACGCTACTTGCGTTCATTGA
- a CDS encoding TonB-dependent receptor encodes MPPRLPLALALAIALPFAAQAAQPADAAGAADQHDHQQPTDLAGVEVKATPLAGTAEDLARPVEVLTGEKLDEMKANSIGETVSKLPGVQSSYFGPGVGRPIVRGFDGARVQVLSDGLGSGDVSTVSVDHAVSVEPFLADQIEVLKGPATLLYGSGAIGGAVNVVDGRIPEGVTDEPLQGRAELRGNSVNDETTGMFRLDGTSSGGGFVFHVDGLHRETGDYDIPGYPESAQRMAEEGETPDPAEKGTLPNSAVRTDSGALGVTWVGSRGFLGVGASLFNTRYGIPGAAHEHADETPGAPVEEEEGPVTISMDQHRYEMRGGLDNLGPFKSLRAKVARTEYTHTEFEGEETGTVFENTSTEGRVELVHEPLLGWDGAVGVQWGQRDFEAIGAEAFVPPSKSHDAGLFWLGDRTFGAFKAELGARLDRNSIDVDQATAIGPDRDFNTSSLSAALKWDINQSWHMSFGLDRAQRSPTAEELYSNGLHVATSSIELGSPELDAETANRAEIGLHWHSGPFKLGASLYHVRYDDFIYLADTGIEDADGPVRVWTQDNARFNGAEAEASWNFADSMGADWELRVFGDMVRGELSGSGTRELSFSVPHGDHSDDYTIDLARGGNLPRIAPGRVGGEVRWERGQWRASLGAVRYAKQDDVAEFETATPGYTLVDAHVAWHADTAAGNAWELFVDGSNLLDEEARVHTSFLKDVAPLPGRGFAFGVRAFF; translated from the coding sequence ATGCCCCCACGCCTCCCCCTCGCCCTGGCCCTGGCCATCGCCCTCCCCTTTGCCGCCCAGGCTGCCCAGCCAGCCGATGCGGCGGGTGCAGCGGACCAGCACGACCACCAGCAGCCCACCGACCTGGCGGGGGTCGAGGTCAAGGCCACGCCGCTGGCGGGTACCGCCGAAGACCTCGCGCGACCGGTCGAGGTACTGACGGGCGAGAAGCTCGATGAAATGAAGGCGAACTCGATCGGCGAGACGGTCAGCAAGCTGCCGGGCGTGCAGAGTTCCTATTTCGGCCCGGGCGTTGGACGGCCGATCGTGCGCGGCTTCGATGGCGCCCGCGTGCAGGTGCTCAGCGACGGCCTCGGTTCCGGCGACGTCTCCACGGTGAGCGTCGACCATGCAGTCAGCGTCGAGCCGTTCCTGGCCGACCAGATCGAAGTGCTCAAGGGTCCGGCAACGCTGCTCTATGGCAGCGGCGCGATCGGCGGCGCGGTCAATGTCGTCGACGGACGCATCCCCGAAGGCGTGACGGACGAACCGCTGCAAGGCCGCGCCGAACTGCGTGGCAATTCGGTCAACGACGAGACCACCGGCATGTTCCGCCTCGACGGCACCTCCTCCGGCGGCGGCTTCGTCTTCCACGTCGATGGCCTGCACCGCGAGACCGGCGACTACGACATCCCCGGCTATCCGGAAAGCGCCCAGCGCATGGCCGAGGAAGGCGAAACGCCCGACCCGGCCGAGAAGGGCACGCTGCCCAATAGCGCGGTGCGCACCGACAGCGGCGCGCTTGGTGTGACCTGGGTCGGCAGCCGCGGCTTCCTCGGCGTCGGCGCCAGTCTGTTCAACACGCGCTACGGCATCCCGGGCGCAGCGCACGAACATGCCGACGAAACTCCCGGCGCACCCGTCGAGGAAGAGGAAGGCCCGGTCACCATTTCCATGGACCAGCACCGCTATGAAATGCGCGGCGGTCTCGACAACCTCGGCCCGTTCAAGTCGCTGCGCGCGAAGGTCGCGCGCACCGAGTACACGCATACCGAATTCGAAGGCGAGGAAACGGGAACGGTGTTCGAGAACACCAGCACCGAAGGCCGCGTCGAACTCGTCCACGAACCGCTGCTCGGCTGGGATGGCGCCGTCGGCGTGCAATGGGGCCAGCGCGACTTCGAAGCGATCGGCGCCGAGGCGTTCGTGCCGCCGTCGAAGTCGCACGACGCCGGCCTGTTCTGGCTCGGCGATCGCACGTTCGGTGCGTTCAAGGCCGAGCTCGGCGCACGCCTGGACCGCAACAGCATCGACGTCGACCAGGCCACCGCGATCGGTCCGGATCGCGACTTCAATACCAGCAGCCTGTCGGCGGCGTTGAAGTGGGACATCAACCAGTCCTGGCACATGTCGTTCGGACTCGACCGCGCACAGCGCTCGCCGACCGCCGAGGAGCTGTATTCCAACGGCCTGCACGTCGCCACCTCGAGCATCGAGCTGGGTTCGCCCGAACTCGACGCCGAGACCGCCAACCGCGCCGAAATCGGACTGCACTGGCACAGCGGCCCGTTCAAGCTGGGCGCCTCGCTTTACCACGTGCGTTATGACGACTTCATCTACCTCGCCGACACCGGCATCGAGGATGCCGATGGTCCGGTGCGCGTGTGGACGCAGGACAACGCGCGCTTCAACGGTGCCGAAGCCGAGGCCAGCTGGAACTTCGCCGACAGCATGGGCGCCGACTGGGAACTGCGCGTCTTCGGCGACATGGTGCGCGGCGAACTCAGCGGCAGCGGAACGCGCGAGTTGAGCTTCTCCGTGCCGCACGGCGATCACAGCGACGACTACACCATCGACCTCGCCCGTGGCGGCAATCTCCCGCGCATCGCGCCCGGCCGTGTCGGTGGCGAAGTGCGCTGGGAGCGTGGCCAGTGGCGCGCCTCGCTCGGCGCGGTGCGCTATGCCAAGCAGGACGACGTGGCCGAGTTCGAGACCGCAACGCCGGGCTACACGCTCGTCGACGCGCACGTGGCCTGGCACGCCGACACCGCCGCCGGCAACGCATGGGAACTGTTCGTCGACGGCAGCAACCTGCTCGACGAGGAAGCCCGCGTGCACACGTCCTTCCTCAAGGATGTCGCCCCCCTGCCCGGCCGCGGATTCGCCTTCGGCGTGCGCGCGTTCTTCTGA
- a CDS encoding MFS transporter, whose product MSTASAQPLPHAMTRYWPLVLAATAMLMITMGVRQSLGLFVAPIGRSTGLGVAQISFALAVGQFVWGAVQPVFGAIADQKGPGRVLVFGGLLLAVGMALAPMLDSSWGLLLSVGVLSAAGAGAGSFSILIGATARHMPAEKRSMAAGVINAGGSFGQFLFAPLVQAVISAAGWAAAMWTLALSALATLPLAWPLRRRGGDEAASQSQADAGISLRQQLHIALRDRSYWLLHLGFFTCGVHIAFLVTHLPGEIALCGLPASVSAISLALIGLFNVAGSLGAGWLGQRYRMKHLLALMYASRAVMIAIYLVSPPTPLTFFVFSAGLGLTWLATVPPTAGLVGKLFGPRYLGTLFGLTLLSHQLGGFFGAWVGGLVMERFGDYSWMWYADMALAAAAAIANLPIRESRPALQAAAA is encoded by the coding sequence ATGAGCACCGCATCCGCCCAACCCCTGCCCCATGCGATGACCCGCTACTGGCCACTGGTGCTGGCGGCAACCGCCATGCTGATGATCACCATGGGCGTGCGCCAGTCGCTGGGTCTGTTTGTCGCACCGATCGGACGCAGCACCGGACTGGGTGTGGCGCAGATCTCTTTCGCCCTCGCCGTCGGCCAGTTCGTCTGGGGCGCGGTGCAACCGGTGTTCGGCGCGATCGCCGACCAGAAAGGCCCGGGGCGCGTGCTCGTCTTCGGCGGCCTGCTGCTGGCCGTCGGCATGGCGCTGGCACCGATGCTGGACTCCTCCTGGGGCCTGCTGTTGAGCGTTGGCGTGTTGTCGGCCGCGGGCGCAGGCGCGGGCAGTTTCTCGATCCTGATCGGCGCGACCGCGCGGCACATGCCCGCCGAGAAGCGCTCGATGGCGGCAGGCGTCATCAATGCCGGTGGCTCGTTCGGCCAGTTCCTGTTCGCGCCCCTGGTGCAGGCGGTGATCAGCGCGGCCGGCTGGGCGGCGGCGATGTGGACCCTGGCGCTGTCGGCACTGGCGACGCTGCCACTGGCCTGGCCATTGCGTCGCCGCGGTGGAGATGAAGCGGCGTCGCAATCGCAGGCAGACGCCGGCATCAGCCTGCGCCAGCAACTGCACATCGCCCTGCGCGATCGCAGCTACTGGCTGCTGCATCTGGGCTTCTTCACCTGCGGCGTGCACATCGCCTTCCTGGTCACGCACCTGCCGGGTGAGATCGCACTGTGCGGTTTGCCGGCAAGCGTGTCGGCGATATCGCTGGCACTGATCGGTCTGTTCAATGTCGCCGGCAGTCTCGGCGCCGGCTGGCTCGGCCAGCGTTACCGGATGAAGCACCTGCTCGCGCTGATGTACGCCAGCCGCGCGGTGATGATCGCGATCTACCTCGTCTCGCCGCCGACGCCGCTGACCTTCTTCGTGTTCTCGGCAGGACTCGGCCTGACCTGGCTGGCCACCGTGCCACCCACCGCCGGCCTGGTCGGCAAGCTGTTCGGTCCGCGTTACCTGGGCACGCTGTTCGGCCTGACCCTGCTGTCGCACCAGCTCGGCGGCTTCTTCGGCGCCTGGGTCGGTGGGCTGGTGATGGAACGCTTCGGCGATTACAGCTGGATGTGGTACGCCGACATGGCGCTGGCCGCCGCCGCGGCGATCGCCAACCTTCCAATTCGCGAGAGCCGGCCCGCTTTGCAGGCAGCGGCAGCGTGA
- a CDS encoding transcriptional repressor, translated as MSQHDHACTDPKHHVHDGDAFVQEVERSCEQRGLRLTPIRAHALRLIADAGRPVKAYELLDQMKATHDAAAPPTVYRALDFLLEHGFIHKLASINSYVGCHHPGAAQHAVPFLICDRCQSATELEDERIVELLDSRARALGFTAQAQTLEVHGVCADCAGKEAA; from the coding sequence ATGAGCCAACACGACCACGCCTGCACCGACCCCAAGCACCACGTCCACGACGGCGACGCCTTCGTGCAGGAGGTGGAGCGGTCGTGCGAGCAGCGTGGCCTGCGGCTCACGCCGATCCGCGCGCATGCATTGCGCCTGATCGCCGATGCCGGCCGGCCGGTCAAGGCTTATGAACTGCTGGACCAGATGAAGGCCACGCACGACGCCGCCGCGCCGCCGACTGTGTACCGCGCGCTCGACTTCCTGCTCGAGCACGGGTTCATCCACAAGCTGGCTTCGATCAACTCCTACGTTGGCTGCCACCACCCCGGCGCGGCACAGCACGCCGTGCCGTTCCTGATCTGCGACCGCTGCCAGTCGGCGACCGAGCTCGAAGACGAACGCATCGTCGAGCTGCTCGATTCGCGTGCACGCGCGCTGGGATTCACCGCGCAGGCGCAGACGCTGGAAGTGCACGGGGTCTGCGCGGATTGTGCGGGCAAGGAAGCGGCCTGA
- the gltX gene encoding glutamate--tRNA ligase, translating into MSCRTRFAPSPTGYLHIGGARTALYCWLEARRRGGQFILRVEDTDRERSTQEAIDAILEAMDWLGLGYDEGPIYQTQRLDRYREVAEQMVADGTAYYAYETKAELEAMREAAIIAGDKPRYNGAYRERKEGYREDPNRVIRFKNPYDGVVAWDDKVKGRIEFANGELDDLVIFRSDGYPTYNFAVVVDDLDMGITDVVRGDDHVNNTPRQINIYRALDAEVPHFAHLPMILDPDGAKLSKRTGAADVMQYRDMGYLPHALLNYLVRLGWSHGDQEVFSIEQMIELFDLKDVNSKASRLDPAKLGWLNQQYLKSDDPADVGEHLLWHLREHGYNLDKGPAAKDVVIALRDRVQTLKEMAERAAVWFQPLTHYDDAAVAKHLGAAARAPLADARERLAALTQWSAESVSAALHETAEALAIGMGKVAQPLRVAITGTQVSPDISQTVYLAGQGEAVARIDAALAKVPAGA; encoded by the coding sequence ATGAGCTGCCGTACCCGTTTCGCCCCCAGTCCCACCGGCTACCTGCACATCGGCGGCGCGCGCACCGCGCTGTATTGCTGGCTGGAAGCGCGACGTCGCGGCGGGCAGTTCATCCTGCGCGTGGAGGACACCGACCGCGAGCGCAGCACCCAGGAGGCGATCGACGCGATCCTGGAGGCAATGGACTGGCTGGGCCTGGGTTACGACGAGGGCCCGATCTACCAGACCCAGCGTCTGGATCGCTACCGCGAGGTCGCCGAGCAGATGGTCGCGGACGGTACCGCCTACTACGCGTACGAGACCAAGGCCGAGCTCGAGGCCATGCGCGAGGCCGCGATCATCGCCGGCGACAAGCCGCGCTACAACGGTGCCTACCGCGAGCGCAAGGAAGGCTATCGCGAGGATCCAAACCGCGTCATCCGCTTCAAGAACCCGTACGACGGCGTCGTCGCGTGGGACGACAAGGTCAAGGGTCGCATCGAGTTCGCCAACGGTGAGCTCGACGACCTGGTGATCTTCCGTTCCGACGGCTATCCCACCTACAACTTCGCCGTGGTGGTCGATGATCTCGACATGGGCATTACCGATGTCGTGCGCGGCGACGACCACGTCAACAACACGCCGCGACAGATCAACATCTACCGCGCGCTCGACGCCGAAGTGCCGCATTTCGCCCACCTGCCGATGATCCTCGACCCGGACGGCGCCAAGCTGTCCAAGCGCACCGGCGCGGCCGACGTCATGCAGTACCGCGACATGGGCTACCTGCCGCACGCGCTGCTCAACTACCTGGTGCGGCTGGGCTGGTCGCACGGCGACCAGGAAGTGTTCTCGATCGAGCAGATGATCGAGCTGTTCGACCTCAAGGACGTGAACTCCAAGGCCTCGCGCCTGGACCCGGCCAAGCTTGGCTGGCTCAACCAGCAGTACCTGAAGTCCGACGATCCGGCAGACGTCGGCGAGCACCTGCTGTGGCACCTGCGCGAGCACGGCTACAACCTCGACAAGGGCCCGGCGGCGAAGGACGTCGTCATCGCCCTGCGCGACCGCGTGCAGACACTCAAGGAAATGGCCGAACGCGCGGCGGTGTGGTTCCAGCCGCTGACGCACTACGACGATGCCGCGGTTGCCAAGCACCTGGGCGCCGCCGCGCGTGCGCCTCTGGCCGACGCGCGCGAGCGCCTGGCAGCCCTGACGCAGTGGAGCGCGGAGAGCGTGTCGGCGGCCTTGCACGAGACCGCAGAAGCACTCGCGATCGGCATGGGCAAGGTCGCCCAGCCGTTGCGCGTGGCCATCACCGGCACGCAGGTCAGCCCGGACATCTCCCAGACCGTCTACCTGGCGGGGCAGGGCGAGGCCGTGGCGCGCATTGATGCGGCCCTTGCAAAAGTGCCGGCCGGGGCATAA
- the lpxH gene encoding UDP-2,3-diacylglucosamine diphosphatase: MTTLFISDLHLDAERPQITQLFGQFVRNEARGADALYILGDLFEAWVGDDDPSETGAFVASELHALSQSGVPVYFIRGNRDFLLGEDFARRAGARILPDPSVVMLYGRPTLVQHGDLLCTDDVAYQQFRAQTRHPQWQAQFLSQPLAARIAFAQQARAASKAHQSGLKTQGTMETITDVAPATVAGTFSRYGIDTMIHGHTHRPAMHELDVDGQACLRIVLGDWYDQGSVLRVNPDGYDLQAIG; encoded by the coding sequence ATGACCACCTTGTTCATTTCCGACCTCCACCTCGACGCCGAGCGTCCGCAGATCACCCAGCTGTTTGGCCAGTTCGTCCGCAACGAAGCCCGTGGCGCCGATGCGCTGTACATCCTCGGCGACCTGTTCGAAGCCTGGGTCGGCGACGACGATCCGTCCGAGACCGGCGCCTTCGTCGCCAGCGAGCTGCACGCACTGAGCCAGTCCGGCGTTCCGGTGTATTTCATCCGCGGCAATCGCGATTTCCTGCTCGGCGAGGACTTCGCCCGCCGCGCCGGCGCGAGGATCCTGCCGGACCCGTCGGTGGTGATGCTGTACGGCCGCCCGACGCTGGTGCAGCACGGCGACCTGCTGTGCACCGACGATGTCGCCTACCAGCAGTTCCGCGCGCAGACGCGTCATCCGCAATGGCAGGCGCAGTTCCTGTCGCAACCGCTGGCCGCCCGCATCGCTTTTGCCCAGCAGGCGCGTGCGGCCAGCAAGGCGCACCAGAGCGGGCTCAAGACCCAGGGCACGATGGAAACCATCACCGATGTCGCGCCGGCGACAGTGGCCGGCACATTCAGCCGCTACGGCATCGACACGATGATCCACGGCCACACCCATCGCCCGGCGATGCATGAGCTGGATGTCGATGGACAGGCCTGCCTGCGCATCGTGCTCGGCGACTGGTACGACCAGGGCTCGGTGCTGCGGGTGAATCCGGATGGTTACGACTTGCAGGCGATTGGATAA
- a CDS encoding ferritin-like domain-containing protein — protein MEGSLFSAARACLDASTPDDKLALTFAAAEAFARGDLAVDESAPAPEAIRMPGRPERPLLVHPRDLPRRGFGTSDGRAAFVHAIAHIEFNAIDLAWDAAYRFRGMPADFYADWVSVAADEARHFAMLRARLQEFGRDYGDFDAHNGLWEMAEKTAHDGLARMALVPRVLEARGLDVTPAMIVKLRSLGDDATADILEVILREEVAHVAAGSRWFRWYCERAGVEPAPRFRELLAEYARAVLYGPFNHSARSAAGFDDEELAALEKLAG, from the coding sequence ATGGAAGGCTCGCTGTTTTCCGCTGCGCGGGCCTGCCTCGATGCGTCCACGCCCGACGACAAGCTGGCGCTGACATTCGCCGCGGCCGAAGCCTTCGCCCGCGGCGATCTTGCCGTCGACGAGAGCGCACCGGCGCCTGAAGCCATCAGGATGCCTGGACGCCCCGAGCGTCCGCTGCTGGTGCATCCGCGCGACCTGCCCCGGCGCGGTTTCGGCACAAGCGACGGCCGCGCGGCGTTCGTACACGCCATCGCCCATATCGAGTTCAACGCGATCGACCTGGCCTGGGACGCGGCGTACCGGTTTCGTGGCATGCCCGCCGATTTCTACGCCGACTGGGTAAGCGTGGCCGCCGACGAGGCGCGCCACTTCGCGATGCTGCGCGCGCGCCTGCAGGAGTTCGGTCGCGACTACGGCGACTTCGATGCCCACAACGGCCTGTGGGAAATGGCCGAGAAGACCGCGCACGATGGCCTGGCGCGGATGGCGCTGGTGCCGCGAGTGCTGGAGGCGCGCGGCCTGGATGTTACGCCGGCGATGATCGTCAAGCTGCGCTCGCTGGGCGACGACGCCACCGCCGACATCCTCGAAGTGATCCTGCGCGAGGAAGTCGCGCACGTCGCCGCCGGTTCGCGCTGGTTCCGCTGGTATTGCGAACGCGCCGGCGTGGAGCCTGCGCCGCGCTTTAGAGAGCTGCTCGCCGAGTACGCGCGGGCGGTGCTGTACGGTCCGTTCAATCACTCCGCGCGTAGTGCGGCGGGGTTTGATGACGAGGAACTGGCGGCGCTGGAGAAGCTGGCGGGGTAG
- a CDS encoding ribonuclease E inhibitor RraB, translating to MMIPDDENGQVLRQMLDDGDDLDVPRGIEFFHVFAEQEDADAFVEAAAALPDVMVEDAEVDEEGVWQVCVIRVMAPSHAAITALELQLGELAESHRGYADGWGCPPADETSH from the coding sequence ATGATGATCCCCGACGACGAGAACGGCCAGGTGCTGCGGCAGATGCTCGACGACGGCGACGACCTGGACGTGCCGCGCGGCATCGAGTTCTTCCATGTCTTCGCCGAGCAGGAGGACGCCGACGCTTTCGTCGAAGCCGCCGCCGCATTGCCCGACGTGATGGTCGAGGATGCCGAAGTGGATGAGGAAGGCGTCTGGCAGGTGTGCGTGATTCGCGTGATGGCGCCGTCGCACGCGGCCATCACCGCGCTGGAGCTGCAGCTGGGCGAACTGGCCGAGTCGCACCGCGGCTATGCCGACGGCTGGGGCTGCCCGCCGGCGGACGAGACCTCGCACTGA
- the purF gene encoding amidophosphoribosyltransferase, protein MCGILGIVGHNDVAAQLYDGLTVLQHRGEDAAGIATANGSKLRVHKGNGLVSEVFDAKAMALLEGRVGIGHCRYPTAGSEGSDEAQPFYVNSPFGIALAHNGNLINTDALRREVFEQDRRNVNTESDSEVLLNVFAHELDTQKALNPEATFRAIEGVHKRCVGGFAVVATVLGLGLVAFRDPNGIRPLVLGKRQGNGQDEYAVASESVALDLLGFERLRDVRPGEAIVITPRGELFTRQCAEPRMHTPCIFEYVYFARPDSMMDEVSVHKARMRMGQKLGEKILRLRPDHDIDTVIPIPDTSRDAALEISNVLGVKYREGFIKNRYVGRTFIMPGQGERAKSVRRKLNPIPLEFRNRVVLLVDDSIVRGTTSKQIVQMARDAGARKVYLASAAPPVRYPNVYGIDMPSAEELVAHDRTDDEVQKLLGCDWLIYQDLSDLEEAVSGPKHNIEYFDSSCFNGEYVTGIEPGYFERIKQLRSDEAKKTRRA, encoded by the coding sequence ATGTGCGGCATTCTCGGTATCGTCGGCCATAACGACGTCGCGGCTCAGCTCTACGACGGCCTGACGGTGCTGCAGCATCGCGGCGAGGACGCCGCCGGCATCGCCACCGCCAACGGCAGCAAGCTGCGTGTGCACAAGGGCAATGGCCTGGTCAGCGAAGTCTTCGACGCCAAGGCGATGGCACTGCTGGAAGGACGCGTCGGCATCGGCCATTGCCGCTACCCGACCGCGGGCAGCGAGGGTTCGGACGAGGCGCAGCCCTTCTACGTCAACTCGCCCTTCGGCATCGCCCTGGCCCACAACGGCAACCTGATCAACACCGACGCGCTGCGTCGCGAGGTGTTCGAGCAGGACCGTCGCAACGTCAACACCGAGTCGGATTCGGAAGTGCTGCTGAACGTGTTCGCGCATGAACTCGACACGCAGAAGGCGCTCAATCCCGAAGCCACGTTCCGCGCCATCGAAGGCGTGCACAAGCGCTGCGTCGGCGGTTTCGCGGTGGTCGCCACCGTGCTCGGCCTGGGCCTGGTCGCATTCCGCGACCCCAACGGCATCCGTCCGCTGGTGCTGGGCAAGCGCCAGGGCAATGGCCAGGACGAATACGCGGTTGCGTCCGAATCGGTCGCGCTCGACCTGCTCGGTTTCGAGCGACTGCGCGACGTCCGTCCGGGCGAAGCAATCGTGATCACGCCGCGTGGCGAACTGTTCACGCGCCAGTGCGCCGAACCGCGCATGCACACGCCGTGCATCTTCGAGTACGTCTACTTCGCCCGTCCCGACTCGATGATGGACGAGGTCTCGGTGCACAAGGCGCGCATGCGCATGGGCCAGAAGCTCGGCGAGAAGATCCTGCGCCTGCGCCCGGACCATGACATCGACACCGTGATCCCGATCCCGGACACCTCGCGCGACGCCGCGCTGGAAATCTCCAACGTGCTGGGCGTGAAGTACCGCGAGGGTTTCATCAAGAACCGCTACGTCGGCCGCACCTTCATCATGCCGGGGCAGGGCGAGCGCGCGAAGTCGGTGCGCCGCAAGCTCAACCCGATCCCGCTGGAGTTCCGCAACCGCGTCGTGCTGCTGGTCGACGATTCGATCGTGCGCGGCACCACCTCCAAGCAGATCGTGCAGATGGCGCGTGACGCCGGTGCGCGCAAGGTCTACCTGGCTTCGGCCGCGCCGCCGGTGCGCTACCCCAATGTCTATGGCATCGACATGCCGTCGGCCGAGGAACTGGTCGCGCACGACCGCACCGACGATGAAGTGCAGAAGCTCCTCGGCTGCGACTGGCTGATCTACCAGGACCTGTCGGACCTGGAAGAGGCGGTCTCCGGTCCCAAGCACAACATCGAGTATTTCGATTCGTCGTGCTTCAACGGCGAATATGTCACCGGCATCGAACCGGGCTACTTCGAACGCATCAAGCAGCTGCGTTCCGACGAAGCCAAGAAGACGCGGAGGGCCTGA
- a CDS encoding CvpA family protein codes for MSMFDWVLLAVVAASALFGLMRGFVGVLASLAAWVLAGWAAFRFGAQVALVLAGDGDAGPGELLAGYALSFIGVLIVVGLVGWLVRKLVQSVGLSGLDRLLGLALGLARGAFVACALVLLLGLTAMPREPQWQRSQVVPVFVPGAQWLRTWLPDWVAAQVDLDGREEALPAPQSPEHETGQALPAPVSEA; via the coding sequence ATGAGCATGTTCGACTGGGTGCTGCTGGCGGTGGTGGCGGCATCGGCGCTGTTCGGGCTGATGCGCGGCTTCGTCGGCGTGCTCGCCTCGCTGGCGGCGTGGGTGCTGGCGGGTTGGGCGGCGTTCCGGTTCGGTGCCCAGGTGGCGCTGGTCCTGGCCGGCGATGGCGACGCCGGTCCCGGCGAGCTGCTCGCCGGTTATGCATTGAGTTTCATTGGCGTGTTGATCGTGGTCGGCCTGGTGGGCTGGCTGGTACGCAAGCTGGTGCAGTCGGTCGGCCTGTCCGGACTCGACCGGTTGCTGGGCCTGGCACTGGGCCTGGCGCGTGGCGCGTTCGTCGCCTGCGCGCTGGTGCTGCTGCTGGGCCTGACGGCGATGCCGCGCGAGCCGCAGTGGCAGCGCTCGCAGGTGGTGCCGGTGTTCGTTCCGGGGGCGCAGTGGCTGCGCACCTGGCTGCCCGACTGGGTGGCCGCGCAAGTGGACCTGGACGGTCGTGAAGAAGCACTCCCGGCGCCGCAATCGCCGGAGCACGAAACCGGCCAGGCCCTGCCTGCGCCGGTCAGCGAGGCCTGA
- a CDS encoding SPOR domain-containing protein — protein MEPALKQRLIGATVLVALAVIFLPMLIKGPAPESGASDVPLKLPDAPQGEFETRELPLVTPGQAPQGGAVGMNAGDADRLPTVDTTQGATAAASPADTTPAPAGTAGGDFAVSFGSYASAADADRVVKALASAQLPGFQEAAPGNGGRTLYRVRIGPYATQAEAEAARLQSARVRSDVGAKVVTLNADADADAAPAAQTAAVQPAPAVSAPVPLADSTPATRPAPLPAEPTKPAAKPVEAPAKPVSKPAPTTVASAAPAAAPARPAAADTGFAVQLGAFGSAEEAGKLRDRARAAGFSAFVEQVRTDKGVLNRVRVGPVASRADADQLKGQVAAKLGVGGIVRPHP, from the coding sequence ATGGAACCTGCCCTGAAACAGCGACTCATCGGCGCGACGGTACTGGTCGCGCTGGCGGTGATCTTCCTGCCAATGCTGATCAAGGGCCCGGCGCCCGAAAGCGGAGCCTCCGACGTTCCCCTCAAGCTTCCCGATGCGCCGCAGGGCGAGTTCGAGACGCGCGAGTTGCCACTGGTTACTCCCGGCCAGGCCCCGCAAGGCGGCGCGGTCGGAATGAACGCCGGCGATGCCGACAGGCTGCCGACGGTCGATACCACGCAGGGCGCGACTGCCGCGGCGTCGCCCGCTGACACCACACCCGCGCCTGCCGGTACCGCTGGCGGCGATTTCGCCGTGAGCTTCGGCAGCTACGCCTCCGCGGCCGATGCCGACCGGGTGGTGAAAGCGCTGGCCTCGGCGCAGTTGCCCGGCTTCCAGGAAGCAGCGCCGGGCAACGGTGGCCGCACCCTTTATCGCGTCCGCATCGGACCGTATGCGACCCAGGCCGAGGCCGAGGCCGCGCGCCTGCAATCGGCTCGCGTGCGCAGCGACGTCGGTGCCAAGGTCGTGACGCTGAATGCCGACGCGGATGCGGATGCCGCGCCGGCGGCGCAGACCGCGGCCGTGCAGCCCGCACCCGCGGTGTCGGCGCCGGTGCCGCTGGCCGATTCGACGCCGGCAACGCGCCCGGCGCCGCTGCCGGCGGAGCCGACCAAGCCGGCGGCCAAGCCGGTCGAGGCCCCCGCCAAGCCCGTGAGCAAGCCGGCGCCGACCACGGTCGCCAGCGCCGCTCCGGCGGCAGCGCCGGCCAGGCCGGCAGCCGCCGATACCGGGTTCGCCGTCCAGTTGGGCGCCTTCGGCAGCGCCGAGGAAGCCGGCAAGCTGCGTGACCGCGCCCGCGCGGCCGGCTTCAGCGCATTCGTCGAGCAGGTCCGGACTGACAAGGGCGTGCTCAACCGGGTCCGGGTCGGGCCGGTGGCCAGCCGAGCCGATGCCGACCAGCTCAAGGGCCAGGTCGCGGCGAAGCTCGGCGTCGGCGGCATTGTCCGACCGCACCCCTGA